CTTCTCCAGCAGCGTGTGCTCGGAGTAGCCCACGGTGCCGGCGAGTTCGACCGCCTTGAGCGTGATGTCGCTGGCGACCCGCCCGGCCTTGGCCTTGGCCATCGACGCTTCCTTGGAGTTCGGAATGCCGTTGTCGGCCTGCCAGGCCGCGCGCACCGTCAGCAGATAGGCGGCCTCCCAGTCGGCCTCCATCCGCAGGTACTCCGCCGCCGGGGCGCTCTGCGCGTGGGCCGGCTTGTCGTAGAAGATCTCGATACCGGCGGCGGTGAGGATCTTGCGCAGCTCCTCGAGGGCGGCGCGGGCGATCCCGACGGCCATCGCGGCGACCACCGGCCGGGTGTTGTCGAAGGTCTCCATGACCCCCGCGAAGCCCTTCTCCACCTCGATCTCCGGGCTTCCCAGCAGGTTCTCCTTGGGAATCCGGACGTTGTCGAAGCGGATGGTGGCGGTGTCGGAGGCGCGGATGCCGAGCTTGTCCTCCAGCCGCTCGACCGTGACCCCGGGGTGGTCCCGCGGCACGATGAACGACTTGATCGCCGCGCGGCCCTTGGACTTGTCCAGGGTCGCCCACACCACGATGTGGCTGGCCCGGGAACCGGCGGTGACGAAGATCTTCTCGCCGTTGATGACGTACTCGTCGCCGTCGAGGGTGGCGGTGGTGTTGATCGCGGCGGAGTCCGAACCGCAGCTGGGTTCGGTGATCGCCATGGCGGCCCACACGTCCTTGCCGAGCCGCTCGAGCTGCTCGG
The window above is part of the Mycolicibacterium hassiacum DSM 44199 genome. Proteins encoded here:
- a CDS encoding acyl-CoA dehydrogenase family protein, producing MAINLELPKKLEAVIEKAHQGAAEMLRPISRKWDLREHEYPVELDTLATLFEGISEAKTIAFAGAEAFRDGDRPKDANVNGGNMSAVLNVMEISWGDVALMLSVPRQGLGNAAINSVATPEQLERLGKDVWAAMAITEPSCGSDSAAINTTATLDGDEYVINGEKIFVTAGSRASHIVVWATLDKSKGRAAIKSFIVPRDHPGVTVERLEDKLGIRASDTATIRFDNVRIPKENLLGSPEIEVEKGFAGVMETFDNTRPVVAAMAVGIARAALEELRKILTAAGIEIFYDKPAHAQSAPAAEYLRMEADWEAAYLLTVRAAWQADNGIPNSKEASMAKAKAGRVASDITLKAVELAGTVGYSEHTLLEKWARDSKILDIFEGTQQIQLLVVARRLLGLSSAELK